The Betaproteobacteria bacterium region CGGCATCACGTCGCCTTCGTTCGCGACATGAGCCCCCGCCGACCGGATAGGCATGAATCGATATTCTTGCTAGTGTCCGCGGGTAATGATTCATGGCGCCCGTTGCCGCGAGCCCGAATGAAGCCTATCGATTGCCTGATCGAAGCCCGCTGGATCGTCCCGGTCGAGCCCGCCGGCGTTTTCGAGGAGCATGCGCTCGCCGTTCATGACGGGCGCATCGAAGCATTGCTGCCGGTGCAGGAAGCGCGGCGGCAATTCGCTCCTGCACGCCAGGTGCACCTGGACGGGCACGTCCTGATCCCCGGCCTGGTGAATCTGCACACCCACGCGGCCATGACGTTGCTTCGCGGCATCGCGGACGACATCGCGCTCATGCAATGGCTGCAGCAGCACATCTGGCCGGTGGAGATGCGCGAAGCTTCGCCGTCCTTCGTCTACGACGGGACATTGCTCGCCTGCGCGGAGATGCTGCGCGGCGGCGTGACCCTTTTCAACGACATGTATTTCTTTCCCGAAGCCGCGGCGCGGGCCGCTATCGCAGCCGGCATGCGCGCGGCGATCGGGATGATCGTGGTCGATTTTCCCTCGCCCTATGCTTCCGACCCGACCGACTATCTCAGCAAGGGCCTCGCCCTGCGCGATTCATTGCGTGCTCAACCGCTGCTCTCCTTCTGCTTCGCGCCGCACGCGCCGTATTCGGTGGGCGACAAGGCGCTCGTCCAGGTAGCCACGTACGCCAACGAGCTGGACCTCCCGATCCACATGCACGTGCACGAGAGCGCCGACGAGATCGCGCAAGGCAGCGCGCGCGACGGCCGCCGACCGCTCGAGCGCCTGCGCAGCCTCGGGCTGGTCGGCCCGAACCTGGTCGCGGTGCATGCCGTGCATCTGTCGACGGAGGAAGTAGCGCTTCTCGCCTCCCACGGTTGTCATGTCGCGCACTGTCCCTCGTCGAATCTGAAGCTCGCGAGCGGCATGGCGCCGGTGGCGCAGCTCGTTGCTGCCGGTGTCAACGTGGGCCTCGGCACCGACGGCGCGGCGAGCAACAACCGCCTGGACCTGTTCGCCGAAATGCGCCAGGCGGCGCTGCTCGCCAAGGCGGTGGCG contains the following coding sequences:
- a CDS encoding TRZ/ATZ family hydrolase, giving the protein MKPIDCLIEARWIVPVEPAGVFEEHALAVHDGRIEALLPVQEARRQFAPARQVHLDGHVLIPGLVNLHTHAAMTLLRGIADDIALMQWLQQHIWPVEMREASPSFVYDGTLLACAEMLRGGVTLFNDMYFFPEAAARAAIAAGMRAAIGMIVVDFPSPYASDPTDYLSKGLALRDSLRAQPLLSFCFAPHAPYSVGDKALVQVATYANELDLPIHMHVHESADEIAQGSARDGRRPLERLRSLGLVGPNLVAVHAVHLSTEEVALLASHGCHVAHCPSSNLKLASGMAPVAQLVAAGVNVGLGTDGAASNNRLDLFAEMRQAALLAKAVANDPTALPAHEVLKMATLNGARALGLDGVVGSLAPGKAADIVAVDFGAPELTPCYDPVSHLVYAAGRHNVSHVWVGGEPALESGELTRPELRAAHHLATPWQARIAPHARGTARRT